Proteins from a genomic interval of Methanothermobacter tenebrarum:
- the purB gene encoding adenylosuccinate lyase: MAIHPIEFRYGTPEMKKVWDAENKLQKMLDVEAAIAEAEANLGIIPEYAAEEIKRKAKTKFVKLERVKQIEKETKHDIAALIKALAEQCEGDAGEYIHFGATSNDIIDTTNSLLFKESIKILKDKIIRLIKILLKLADENKKRVCIGRTHGQHALPTTYGMKFALWADEMHRNLERLKSAERRLCVGMVTGAVGTTAALGEDGLKVHLKVSKLLGLEPALISNQVIQRDNHAEFIMVLANIATTLDKIALEIRNLQRTEIMEVCEKFDPEKQVGSSTMPHKMNPITAERICGLARVIRSHVITALENNLLWHERDLTNSSPERIIFPEACILTDYILHLTINLIENLVFFDENIEKNLKLTNGLIMAERLMAELAKRGMGRQTAYKIVRECAIKASQERVPLIKVAGEKSEIMEYLNREELKNIMNPHTYIGSAIKIVENVLKKSREWF, encoded by the coding sequence ATGGCAATCCACCCCATCGAATTCAGATACGGCACGCCTGAAATGAAAAAGGTGTGGGACGCTGAAAACAAACTACAAAAAATGCTAGATGTGGAAGCGGCTATAGCCGAGGCAGAAGCCAACTTAGGAATCATACCAGAGTATGCAGCGGAAGAGATAAAAAGAAAAGCCAAAACAAAGTTCGTGAAACTTGAAAGAGTGAAACAAATCGAGAAAGAGACAAAACATGACATTGCAGCCCTAATAAAAGCACTAGCAGAACAATGTGAAGGCGATGCAGGAGAATACATCCACTTCGGGGCCACATCAAACGATATAATAGACACAACAAATTCCCTACTCTTTAAAGAATCCATAAAAATCTTAAAAGACAAGATCATCAGATTAATAAAAATCCTTCTAAAATTGGCTGATGAAAACAAAAAAAGGGTTTGCATTGGCCGAACCCATGGCCAACATGCACTACCCACAACTTATGGTATGAAATTCGCCCTCTGGGCCGATGAAATGCACAGAAACCTTGAGAGGTTAAAATCGGCCGAAAGACGATTATGTGTAGGTATGGTGACCGGGGCGGTGGGCACCACGGCAGCCTTGGGCGAAGACGGCTTGAAAGTGCACTTGAAAGTTTCCAAATTACTCGGCTTGGAACCCGCTCTAATATCGAATCAAGTCATCCAAAGGGATAACCACGCCGAATTCATCATGGTATTAGCTAATATTGCAACAACCCTCGACAAGATAGCCCTAGAAATCCGTAACCTTCAGAGGACAGAGATCATGGAAGTTTGTGAGAAATTTGACCCTGAAAAGCAAGTTGGCAGTAGTACAATGCCCCATAAGATGAACCCGATAACTGCAGAGCGCATATGTGGCTTGGCCAGGGTTATACGTTCACATGTGATAACTGCACTTGAAAATAATCTCCTTTGGCATGAAAGGGACCTCACCAACTCATCCCCAGAACGCATAATATTCCCAGAAGCATGCATATTAACAGATTATATCCTACATTTAACTATAAACCTAATAGAGAACCTCGTGTTCTTTGATGAAAATATAGAAAAGAACCTTAAACTTACAAATGGTCTCATAATGGCAGAAAGATTAATGGCGGAATTGGCCAAGAGGGGTATGGGAAGGCAAACAGCATACAAGATCGTGAGAGAATGTGCAATAAAGGCCAGCCAGGAAAGAGTACCCCTTATAAAAGTTGCAGGAGAAAAAAGTGAAATAATGGAATATTTAAACCGGGAGGAACTCAAAAATATCATGAACCCTCATACATACATAGGATCCGCCATTAAAATAGTTGAAAACGTGCTCAAAAAATCAAGAGAATGGTTCTAG
- a CDS encoding heavy metal translocating P-type ATPase translates to MKVNIRIGGMSCAGCALRIEEALRQIEGVREANVNFATAKATVEYDPKKIGIKDIEEVIKETGYQVLNDKIQVKVGGMTCAMCAKAIESGLEQLEGIIDATVNLGAETAYIEYNKDLISTEDIKRVIEGLGYQFLGTGGELVDEKILEDLKSKKKRIIVGLGVSIPLMAIMYLKIQFPSMNYIMLLVSILPFLYVSYPIFDAAIRSLQAKTLNMDVMYSMGIGVAFISSLLGTFNILSQNFVFYETALMLAAFLTLGRYLEAKAKGKTSEAIKKLLELQPETATLLKDDKEIEVPVETLKENDIIIVKTGDRIPVDGIIIEGQAHIDESMVTGEPIPVFKYKGKNVVAGTINTDGIIKIRTTHTGKETFLAKIIRLVEEAQGSKPPLQRIADKAVSYFIPTVLIIAFTAFTFWYLKGMGLLFSLTVLISTLVVACPCALGLATPTAVTVGIGRGAELGILIKKGEILEASEKINKVLFDKTGTLTEGKPYITDIIPLKGDEKDIIQLAASIEANSRHPIAKAIVSKAKNIPLLKVHELKPIPGKGLIGSTNSQKILVGNISLFKDNKIPLDDIGDIISKLQEEGKTIVLVGKDQELLGIIAVSDKIKETSPKAIKAIEKMGLETAMVTGDNPITAKAVAEKLGIARVLSQVLPEDKVNIVSKMRENGTVAFVGDGINDAPALAAADVGIAIGSGTDVAIEAADIVLVKDDPIDVPAAIQLARKVVSRVKWNIFWAFAYNMILIPVAAGILYPTFKLTFRPEFAGLAMALSSVTVVSLSLLLRSYTPPAKKMEK, encoded by the coding sequence ATGAAGGTTAATATTAGGATAGGTGGGATGAGCTGCGCAGGATGCGCTCTGAGAATAGAAGAAGCACTTAGACAAATTGAGGGTGTCAGAGAGGCTAATGTAAATTTTGCAACAGCAAAAGCCACTGTAGAATACGATCCCAAGAAGATCGGAATTAAAGACATAGAAGAGGTAATAAAAGAGACTGGGTATCAGGTTTTAAATGATAAGATTCAGGTCAAAGTAGGAGGCATGACTTGTGCAATGTGCGCCAAGGCAATAGAATCAGGATTAGAACAACTAGAGGGTATAATAGACGCCACAGTAAACCTAGGAGCTGAAACAGCATACATAGAATATAATAAGGACCTAATATCCACAGAAGATATCAAAAGGGTCATAGAGGGACTTGGATACCAATTTCTTGGCACTGGCGGGGAACTAGTTGATGAAAAGATTTTAGAGGATCTTAAATCCAAAAAGAAAAGGATAATAGTAGGTTTGGGGGTTTCGATTCCCCTCATGGCCATAATGTATCTCAAGATACAATTTCCTTCTATGAATTATATCATGCTCCTAGTATCGATTTTGCCATTTTTATATGTAAGTTATCCCATATTTGATGCCGCGATACGTTCACTCCAGGCTAAAACACTTAACATGGATGTCATGTATTCCATGGGTATTGGAGTCGCATTCATCTCCAGCTTACTAGGCACATTTAACATACTATCCCAGAATTTCGTATTCTATGAAACAGCTTTAATGTTAGCAGCCTTCTTAACACTCGGAAGATACCTCGAGGCAAAAGCCAAGGGTAAAACATCAGAAGCTATCAAAAAATTGTTAGAACTCCAACCAGAAACCGCAACTTTACTCAAAGATGATAAAGAAATAGAAGTGCCAGTGGAAACCCTAAAAGAGAATGATATAATAATCGTGAAAACTGGGGATAGAATACCAGTAGATGGTATTATAATTGAAGGACAAGCGCACATTGACGAATCAATGGTAACAGGAGAACCCATCCCAGTGTTTAAATATAAGGGAAAAAATGTAGTGGCGGGCACTATTAATACTGATGGTATCATAAAAATCCGAACAACCCACACAGGAAAGGAAACATTCCTGGCAAAGATTATAAGATTGGTAGAGGAGGCTCAAGGATCTAAACCGCCCTTACAGAGGATAGCTGACAAGGCTGTTTCATATTTTATACCCACGGTTCTAATAATAGCATTCACGGCTTTCACATTCTGGTACCTTAAGGGCATGGGACTACTATTCTCTTTAACTGTCCTTATATCAACATTGGTAGTGGCATGTCCATGCGCCCTCGGACTCGCAACACCAACAGCAGTTACCGTGGGCATAGGCCGAGGCGCAGAACTCGGTATTCTCATCAAAAAAGGCGAAATACTAGAAGCTTCTGAAAAAATAAACAAAGTCCTCTTTGACAAAACAGGGACGCTCACCGAAGGCAAACCATACATCACAGATATAATACCACTCAAAGGAGATGAAAAGGATATCATACAATTGGCTGCTAGTATCGAAGCCAATTCAAGACATCCAATAGCCAAGGCAATAGTTTCAAAGGCGAAAAACATACCCCTCCTCAAAGTTCATGAACTTAAGCCAATCCCTGGGAAGGGCCTAATAGGATCTACCAACTCCCAAAAGATACTAGTAGGTAATATAAGTTTGTTCAAGGATAACAAAATACCCCTAGACGATATTGGGGATATAATATCAAAATTACAAGAAGAAGGTAAAACCATAGTATTAGTTGGCAAGGACCAAGAGCTCCTGGGAATCATCGCAGTTTCGGATAAAATAAAAGAAACTTCTCCAAAAGCCATAAAAGCCATTGAAAAAATGGGCTTAGAAACTGCTATGGTGACTGGAGATAATCCTATAACAGCAAAAGCCGTGGCAGAGAAATTAGGAATAGCTAGAGTACTCTCACAGGTTCTACCAGAAGATAAGGTTAATATAGTTTCCAAGATGCGCGAGAATGGTACTGTAGCATTTGTTGGCGACGGTATAAATGATGCTCCAGCTCTTGCAGCCGCTGATGTTGGAATCGCCATTGGAAGCGGCACAGATGTTGCGATAGAAGCAGCAGATATCGTATTGGTAAAGGATGATCCAATCGATGTCCCTGCAGCCATCCAATTAGCCCGGAAAGTCGTTTCACGCGTCAAATGGAACATCTTCTGGGCATTTGCATATAATATGATCCTCATACCAGTAGCCGCTGGCATCCTTTATCCAACATTCAAATTAACATTCAGACCCGAATTCGCAGGTCTTGCAATGGCACTAAGTTCAGTCACAGTTGTATCATTATCGTTACTTCTGCGATCATACACCCCACCAGCTAAAAAAATGGAGAAATAA
- a CDS encoding preprotein translocase subunit Sec61beta, with protein MAKKDKKTLPPSGAGLVRYFEEETKGPKLTPEQVVAMSIILAVFCLLLRFSG; from the coding sequence ATGGCTAAAAAGGATAAAAAAACGCTTCCACCCAGTGGTGCTGGGCTTGTAAGATACTTTGAGGAAGAGACAAAGGGTCCTAAACTCACACCAGAACAAGTAGTTGCAATGAGTATAATACTAGCCGTATTCTGCCTACTACTCAGGTTCTCAGGTTAA
- the truD gene encoding tRNA pseudouridine(13) synthase TruD — translation MLNVETYVTKGDGTGGKTRVKYEDFYVEEIPLIQPSGQGPNTWIWMEKKGRTTLDVLLDIARELGLPRWRMGFAGMKDKTAVTRQWICISNIDPEEVKGLDEKLHNVKFLKITRHQKKLRMGQLIGNKFRIKIRGVKSSAKKEAENTLKELLEIGVPNYYGWQRFGTPRANTHLVGKAILFGDLKGAVDLYIGSPYEDEPEDIKEARKAYDNGRLEKAYEMMPPTMRYERMMLKRLIKEEKRKGDLTEESYARAIQTLPKPLKRMFVHAYQSYLFNKVVSERAKFGINKYIEGDIIVDNRQRIIHNQEPRKLDEMIKRFEAHPTAPLYGSKVPLATGKVGEIERRILKEEEITLDLFKCEKMPRLGSHGMRRPIRFRVWDTSVQATDDGIIVEFSIPKGCYATAVLREIMKKSI, via the coding sequence ATGTTAAACGTGGAAACTTATGTAACCAAGGGCGATGGTACAGGTGGTAAGACCAGAGTAAAATATGAAGATTTTTATGTGGAGGAAATCCCACTTATCCAACCAAGTGGTCAAGGGCCTAACACGTGGATTTGGATGGAGAAAAAAGGTAGAACAACTTTAGACGTTTTATTAGACATTGCAAGGGAGCTAGGTTTGCCACGTTGGAGAATGGGCTTCGCAGGGATGAAAGACAAGACGGCGGTCACAAGACAATGGATATGCATAAGCAACATCGACCCAGAGGAAGTCAAAGGCTTAGATGAAAAATTACATAACGTTAAATTCCTTAAAATAACCCGACACCAGAAGAAGTTGAGAATGGGGCAATTAATCGGTAACAAATTCCGCATAAAGATAAGAGGTGTGAAGTCTTCTGCAAAAAAAGAGGCAGAGAACACGCTCAAAGAACTGTTAGAAATTGGAGTGCCCAATTATTATGGATGGCAACGCTTTGGCACCCCAAGGGCCAACACACATCTAGTAGGCAAAGCCATACTATTCGGAGACCTTAAAGGTGCTGTGGACTTATATATTGGAAGCCCCTACGAGGATGAACCAGAGGATATAAAGGAGGCAAGAAAAGCATACGATAATGGAAGGTTGGAAAAGGCATATGAAATGATGCCACCCACTATGAGATACGAGCGCATGATGCTCAAAAGACTTATAAAAGAAGAGAAAAGAAAAGGAGACCTTACTGAAGAGTCCTATGCCCGTGCAATACAGACATTACCGAAACCATTAAAAAGAATGTTCGTTCATGCATACCAATCATATCTATTTAACAAAGTTGTAAGCGAACGTGCAAAATTTGGTATCAACAAATATATAGAAGGGGATATCATAGTCGACAATCGACAACGTATCATACATAACCAGGAACCTAGAAAATTGGATGAAATGATAAAAAGGTTTGAGGCCCATCCAACAGCACCATTGTATGGTAGCAAAGTGCCGCTTGCAACAGGAAAGGTTGGTGAAATCGAAAGAAGAATACTTAAAGAGGAGGAGATAACCTTAGATCTTTTTAAATGCGAGAAGATGCCCCGTTTAGGGAGTCATGGTATGCGCAGGCCAATAAGATTTAGGGTGTGGGATACTTCAGTGCAGGCGACGGATGATGGGATAATAGTAGAGTTTTCAATACCGAAGGGATGTTATGCAACAGCGGTATTAAGGGAGATCATGAAGAAATCGATTTAG
- a CDS encoding amidohydrolase family protein, giving the protein MEKLIINGEIIDLKANDHYRGSVSIKGNIIESISHQRKNEFNIINADDYFILPGFIDAHVHIMERGFKLEDRIETPLSLYFYNAIDNMRRTLNAGITTIRDAGMADFGVKLASQNGIIPAPRIQISVTPLSITGGHFDFHMKSGLDIELKYPGLPSGICDGPSEVRKKTREVLRAGADVIKIMATGGVMSVNDKPDDTQFTKKELKIIVEEAHFKGKKTMAHAHGLEGIKNCIKAGIDSIEHGTYIDKKTAAEMRDKGIYLVPTFFVTAELARKAKKSEIPGYTRKDAIEIAKVHRENIEAAYEEGVQLLMGTDSGVIDHGQNLKELSYLYDIGMEPAEILESATLKAAECIGWDDRIGSLDKGKLADILVVKENPLENIKSLADPDNILLVVKDGKILKNLLEIL; this is encoded by the coding sequence ATGGAAAAACTAATAATAAATGGTGAAATAATAGATTTAAAAGCGAATGATCATTATAGAGGTTCAGTTTCGATAAAAGGGAATATAATAGAGTCCATTTCACATCAACGAAAAAATGAGTTTAATATTATCAATGCAGATGATTATTTCATACTCCCTGGGTTTATAGATGCGCATGTACATATCATGGAAAGGGGCTTTAAATTAGAGGATAGAATAGAAACCCCACTATCACTCTATTTCTATAATGCCATAGATAATATGCGCAGAACCCTCAATGCAGGGATAACAACGATAAGAGATGCGGGGATGGCGGATTTCGGGGTTAAACTCGCCTCCCAAAATGGTATAATACCCGCGCCTAGAATACAGATAAGTGTGACTCCACTTTCGATAACAGGTGGTCATTTCGATTTTCACATGAAATCAGGATTAGACATTGAACTCAAGTATCCTGGATTGCCTAGTGGCATATGTGATGGCCCATCAGAGGTGAGAAAAAAGACTAGAGAAGTTTTAAGGGCTGGAGCAGATGTTATAAAGATCATGGCTACTGGGGGTGTGATGAGCGTCAATGACAAACCTGATGACACCCAATTCACCAAGAAAGAGTTAAAAATCATAGTGGAGGAGGCTCATTTTAAGGGTAAAAAGACAATGGCCCATGCACACGGACTGGAAGGTATAAAAAATTGTATAAAAGCTGGTATAGATTCGATAGAACATGGAACGTACATTGACAAGAAAACAGCGGCTGAAATGCGGGATAAGGGAATTTATCTTGTGCCAACATTCTTCGTGACGGCAGAACTTGCCAGAAAAGCTAAGAAAAGTGAAATTCCAGGTTACACTAGAAAAGATGCTATAGAAATCGCGAAGGTTCATAGAGAAAATATAGAAGCCGCCTATGAAGAAGGAGTCCAATTACTCATGGGCACTGACTCAGGGGTTATAGACCATGGACAAAACCTCAAAGAACTTTCATACTTGTACGATATAGGGATGGAACCTGCTGAGATTTTGGAATCCGCCACTTTAAAGGCGGCAGAGTGTATTGGATGGGATGATAGGATAGGAAGCCTTGATAAGGGCAAACTTGCAGATATTCTCGTGGTAAAAGAGAACCCCCTTGAAAACATAAAAAGTCTTGCAGACCCTGACAACATACTCCTCGTAGTAAAAGACGGTAAAATACTCAAAAATCTTTTGGAAATATTATGA
- a CDS encoding right-handed parallel beta-helix repeat-containing protein, translating to MVAVLFLSIGSASAAQWDVGSDQIYTNIQSAIDSTNTLDGDVINVHNGTYLEDVIVNKKLTLQANLGDEVEIKPNNIGFTIVNDSTGDGSGSIIDGFIINNPHNGIGINISADNCIVKNNEINGGKTGIVVSGGNITLLGNIISGQSENGIVGNLSHGFFNVSGNYIANLFGKGIVNGVTISTNGSLTDFNFIGNTLSNISAPSGAIFGLQLGKSKGAGGNPEVANVTNLIINGNVITGFSALSAIMGMELVSNSNSTLISSNEISFLQGSTKSSVYSLEAAIVGNGMVTISKNRIYNIIAEQQAVGIVTPTLGNLKLEDNQIFSISKANASVAMLGLGLLYNATLKNNSISNITSPSIAAGIVGTAMDHLDMIYNTINGVHGANDVSMVAAGFNTTEIFGNNLEGHGSGIGIVICSANGTIKYNRIVNYDYYIQNFLFSNFGPSIDEMLKPLDDAIKKHPELEPILKPIRDDLNKLFHQLENSNTNAYYNWYGTNNPDNSKFFAGNGTLNYYPWLVLNIKANPSTIRVGESSTITANVYHDAANGDHSPDAVLFFSGPKVTFNTNLGNLGSKSVTVPWVNGLATTFLRADEGAGIATVTASDYEIVQTSVNIQGTPNFTNATPTTGTIRMEDTGLPLTGMVIAILLILGGLISVQKTINYVCGGFKPPYIQM from the coding sequence TTGGTTGCTGTTTTATTTTTAAGTATCGGCAGTGCATCAGCAGCCCAATGGGATGTGGGTTCTGATCAGATTTACACTAACATCCAATCAGCAATTGATAGCACCAATACCCTTGACGGTGATGTGATCAATGTACACAATGGGACCTACCTTGAGGATGTTATAGTGAATAAAAAACTCACCCTCCAAGCCAATCTTGGGGATGAAGTGGAAATAAAACCAAACAACATAGGATTCACTATAGTAAATGATAGTACTGGTGATGGCAGTGGCAGTATCATAGACGGCTTCATAATAAACAACCCCCATAATGGTATCGGAATTAATATAAGCGCAGATAACTGTATTGTCAAAAACAATGAAATTAACGGTGGTAAAACGGGGATTGTCGTTTCAGGGGGTAACATTACACTTCTTGGTAATATCATATCCGGTCAGAGCGAAAACGGTATAGTGGGCAACCTTTCCCATGGTTTCTTTAATGTTTCTGGAAATTACATAGCCAACTTGTTTGGTAAAGGAATCGTAAATGGAGTTACTATTTCTACAAATGGGAGTTTGACCGACTTCAATTTCATTGGAAACACTTTATCCAATATAAGCGCGCCCAGTGGCGCTATATTTGGACTTCAACTGGGAAAGAGTAAAGGCGCTGGTGGAAATCCAGAAGTGGCCAATGTCACCAATTTAATAATCAATGGGAACGTTATCACAGGTTTTAGCGCCCTCAGCGCCATTATGGGGATGGAATTGGTCAGTAACAGTAATAGTACCTTGATTTCCAGTAATGAAATTTCCTTTTTACAAGGGTCAACCAAAAGTTCAGTTTATTCACTCGAAGCCGCCATAGTGGGAAACGGAATGGTCACGATCTCTAAAAATAGGATATACAATATAATAGCTGAGCAGCAAGCAGTTGGGATAGTAACTCCCACTCTGGGAAATTTAAAATTAGAAGATAACCAAATTTTCAGTATCAGCAAAGCCAACGCATCTGTTGCTATGTTAGGTTTAGGCTTGTTATATAATGCAACTTTGAAAAATAACAGCATTTCAAATATTACTTCTCCTAGTATAGCTGCGGGTATTGTAGGCACGGCCATGGACCATCTAGACATGATTTATAACACAATAAATGGTGTGCATGGAGCTAATGACGTTTCAATGGTAGCTGCTGGTTTTAATACTACTGAAATTTTTGGGAACAATTTAGAAGGGCATGGTTCAGGGATAGGTATCGTAATTTGTTCAGCGAACGGAACAATAAAATACAATCGTATAGTCAACTACGACTATTATATCCAGAACTTTTTATTCTCTAACTTCGGACCCAGCATCGATGAAATGCTCAAACCTCTCGATGATGCCATCAAAAAGCATCCAGAATTGGAGCCGATCCTAAAACCCATACGAGACGATCTGAACAAGCTCTTTCATCAACTAGAAAACAGTAACACCAATGCCTACTACAACTGGTATGGTACTAATAACCCAGATAACAGTAAATTCTTCGCTGGCAATGGAACTTTAAATTACTATCCATGGCTAGTTCTGAATATTAAAGCCAACCCATCCACAATACGCGTTGGTGAAAGTTCAACTATTACTGCTAACGTTTACCATGATGCAGCAAATGGTGATCACAGTCCGGACGCTGTCTTGTTCTTCAGCGGACCCAAAGTGACATTTAACACCAACTTAGGAAATTTGGGTAGTAAATCAGTGACTGTTCCTTGGGTCAATGGTCTGGCAACCACATTTTTAAGGGCTGATGAAGGTGCAGGTATTGCTACAGTAACTGCCTCAGATTACGAAATCGTTCAAACTTCGGTAAATATTCAAGGAACTCCAAATTTTACTAACGCAACACCTACTACCGGGACTATTAGAATGGAAGACACAGGCTTGCCATTGACAGGAATGGTAATAGCTATTCTCTTAATTCTTGGGGGACTGATATCCGTACAAAAAACAATAAATTATGTGTGTGGGGGGTTTAAACCCCCATATATACAAATGTAA
- a CDS encoding DUF126 domain-containing protein — protein sequence MEIKCRVLSEGKARGRALLSNEPLSFLGGVDPKTGIIVDSRHPLKGKSIKGKILIIPGGKGSTVGSYVIYQLAKNKKAPAAIICMEAEPIIATGAIIAGIPLVDKPEEDVMRIIKESMKVEVDGYAGIIRIL from the coding sequence ATGGAGATAAAATGTAGAGTTTTATCAGAGGGCAAAGCCCGTGGAAGGGCATTATTGTCAAACGAACCTTTGAGCTTCCTTGGTGGGGTTGATCCTAAAACGGGGATCATAGTCGATTCTAGACATCCACTTAAGGGTAAAAGCATCAAAGGCAAGATTCTCATCATCCCGGGAGGGAAAGGGTCAACTGTAGGATCATATGTGATCTACCAGTTAGCTAAAAACAAAAAAGCACCAGCAGCTATCATTTGCATGGAAGCAGAACCTATAATAGCTACTGGAGCCATAATTGCAGGGATACCCTTAGTTGATAAACCAGAAGAAGACGTTATGAGGATCATCAAAGAATCCATGAAAGTTGAAGTCGATGGATATGCAGGTATCATAAGGATTCTTTGA